Part of the Cryptosporangium arvum DSM 44712 genome, GCCGGCGAACGAGACCGAACTGCTGATGCACCACGCGCTGCTGCGACAGCACACCCAGCGGTACTTCCAGCTCGCGGCGGGCGCCACGCTCTACCTGCCCGCGACGACCGAACCCGCTCGACGGCTGCACACCCGGGAACGAGACGGGCGTACCCAGCTGCTCGCGTTCACGTCGGCCGAGGGCGTCGCGCGGGTGATCGGCCGGGGCGCCGACACCGTGCTGCGCGTCGGCTACCCGCTGCTGGTGCGGGACTGGCCGGACGAGGCGTGGTGGCTGGCCCTCAACCCGGCCCTGCCGATCGAGGCGGTGCTGCCGGTGACCGCCGTGGGGTCGATCGCGTCCGGCGAGCTCGACGTCGTTCCCCCCACCCCGCCCGAGATGCTCGTGCTGCCCGGCGGCGACCTGGACGACACCCCGGCCGACGAGTTAGAGGAGCAGCTGGCCACGGCGATGGCGACCCGGAACAGCGCGCTCATCCTCGACCTGCTGGTCCTCGCCGACGTGCTGCTGCCCACGCTGCGTCCGGTGTCCGAGCCCGCGTTCGACGACCCGTACTTCCCGTGGGCCGCGATGCCGCTGATCCCGGAACTGCCGGTCGACGGTCCCGCGCTCGGCGTGTTCACCTCGGAGCAGCGGCTGTCCGACGCGACGCTGGGGGCGTCGGTGCCGACCGTGCGCACGTCGCTGCTCGAGCTGGCCGCCGCGTGGCCCGACGCGGAGTACACGATGCTGGTCAACCCGCACACGTCGCTCGAGGTGCGGCTGTCCGGGGAGCAGGTGGCCCTGCTCGCCGAGTGGGTGGAGATCTCCGCGCTCTACTACGAGCGCGTTCCGAGCTGACGGTTAGAGTCGTCCCGTGCCGACCGCGCATCCGCGCCCCCCGCTGGCCCGCACCAGCGACGAGGCCCACGTGTACCTGGACCTGCACCCCTGTGTGTGCGGCGAGCGCGAGTTCCCGCGCTCGACGGCGATCGTCCAACTGGACGACGCCGGTGCACTGGGCAGCCGCTACGACGGCTTGTGCCCGGCCTGCGGCCGCTACCGCGAGTACGTGTTCCGCCTTCCGGCCGACCTTCTGCTGCCGCCACCCGGCGAGGTGCGCTACGGCGACGGCGCACCGTCCGAACTGCTCGATCCGGGCGAGTGGCTCTGGGTCGCCGACCGGCACGCCGGGTCGGTGCCCGCCGACGCATCCGGATTGGACCCGGCTGCGCAGCGTCAGGTGCGGGCCGCGATCTCCGCCGCGGCCGCCGCGATGGACGAGGTGCTCGCGTTCCTCCCCGACGGCGCGGACGCGGTACCCGCCGAGGCGATGCGCACCGATCTGGGCCGCCTGGTCTACGACGACGAGCCCTACCGCTTCGACCGCGACCGGCTCGAGGTGGTGCGTGACACCTACCGCGACCTGCTCGCCGCGGTCTCGTAGTCCACTGTGACGATTTGAACCCCGCGATACGGTCACGTTGTTTACCGTGACAACACGGTCATCACCGTTCCCAGCCGCAGCGCGGTGGCCGGGACGGCAGGAAACACGGGGAGAATTCGGGTGGTAGAGATCCCGCGCGGCGACGAGACGGACTGGTCCGCGATCTCGTCGATGGCCAAGGACCTGCAGGCCGCGATCGGTAACGCCGAACGTGTCCAACGGGAGGCGCTCGCGCTGACCGGCACCGCCTGGTCGCCGGACGGCCTGATCAAGGCCGTGGTGGGCCCCCGTGGCCACCTGCTCGAACTCGACGTCGACGCCCGGGTGTACCGAAACCCGAACTCCAAAGCGTTGTCGGCCGCGATCGTGGCGACGGTCCGCGCGGCCACCGACGACGTCATCTCCAAGAGCGCCGCGATCCTCGAGCGGAGCCTGCCCGCGGACCTGCGGGAGCGGGCGCCGGGCAAGTGGAACGCGTGGAAGCTGGGCCGGATGCACGACGCGGACGTGCGTGAAACGCTGAAGCGGGAGGAAGTCGATGGGTTGGCTTGAGACCGGAGACACCGACGACCTGGCCAGGAAGGGCGGCCGGTTCGACGGCGCGGTCGTCGACAACGGCGCGACGGCGCTGCGCTTGGTGGAGCAGCTCCGGGAGCTGGACGCG contains:
- a CDS encoding SseB family protein codes for the protein MTESAYGAAAWQPANETELLMHHALLRQHTQRYFQLAAGATLYLPATTEPARRLHTRERDGRTQLLAFTSAEGVARVIGRGADTVLRVGYPLLVRDWPDEAWWLALNPALPIEAVLPVTAVGSIASGELDVVPPTPPEMLVLPGGDLDDTPADELEEQLATAMATRNSALILDLLVLADVLLPTLRPVSEPAFDDPYFPWAAMPLIPELPVDGPALGVFTSEQRLSDATLGASVPTVRTSLLELAAAWPDAEYTMLVNPHTSLEVRLSGEQVALLAEWVEISALYYERVPS
- a CDS encoding YbaB/EbfC family nucleoid-associated protein, producing MVEIPRGDETDWSAISSMAKDLQAAIGNAERVQREALALTGTAWSPDGLIKAVVGPRGHLLELDVDARVYRNPNSKALSAAIVATVRAATDDVISKSAAILERSLPADLRERAPGKWNAWKLGRMHDADVRETLKREEVDGLA